The following proteins come from a genomic window of Blastococcus sp. HT6-30:
- a CDS encoding GMC family oxidoreductase N-terminal domain-containing protein codes for MSGGTGVRELRDEYDVVVVGAGSAGCALAGRLSEDPSLRVLLLEAGGSDKLLEVQIPAGMYKIWRTRRDWNYTTDEQPGLGGRKLFWPRGKLLGGSSSINAMIYIRGAAADYDEWARLTGDPSWSYEQVLPLFRRMEDNSRGADEWHGTGGPLRVEDLRSPHEWTTAVVESAVATGYPRNDDFNGAAQEGVGRYQVTQKRGRRWSSADAYLHPAMKRPNLTVRTGALTTRVLVQGGRATGVEFRCAGKLHTVRAAREVVLSGGAVNSPQLLLLSGIGPADHLREVGVDVVHDLPGVGGGLQDHPLVPVVWNVRSGRSLTHGDSPSGYARWFGARRGPLTSNLAEAGLFTRSAPGLPEPDLQMHFLPVKFWKQAEVDPDVDAFTAAVVLVHVHSRGSVRLRSADPTWAPAIDAGYLTDDRDLDALVSGVEKAREIAGAAPLADVLADEWSPGGTVHGREALRRSVRATLESLYHPVSSCRMGTDEEAVVDPQLRLHGVAGLRVVDASVMPTLVRGNTNAPTIMIAERAADLILDRTPAAQLTAAR; via the coding sequence GTGAGCGGAGGCACGGGCGTGCGCGAGCTGCGCGACGAGTACGACGTCGTCGTCGTGGGAGCGGGCTCGGCCGGGTGCGCGCTGGCCGGCCGGCTCAGCGAGGACCCGTCACTGCGGGTGCTGTTGCTGGAGGCCGGGGGCTCGGACAAGCTGCTCGAGGTGCAGATCCCGGCCGGGATGTACAAGATCTGGCGCACCCGCCGCGACTGGAACTACACGACCGACGAGCAGCCGGGCCTCGGCGGCCGGAAGCTGTTCTGGCCGCGCGGCAAGCTGCTCGGCGGCTCGTCGTCCATCAACGCGATGATCTACATCCGCGGGGCGGCCGCCGACTACGACGAGTGGGCCCGGCTGACCGGCGATCCGTCGTGGTCCTACGAGCAGGTGCTCCCGCTGTTCAGGCGCATGGAGGACAACTCCCGCGGCGCGGACGAGTGGCACGGGACCGGCGGTCCGCTGCGGGTCGAGGACCTCCGCTCCCCGCACGAGTGGACGACGGCCGTCGTCGAGTCCGCCGTGGCCACCGGCTACCCGCGCAACGACGACTTCAACGGCGCCGCCCAGGAGGGCGTCGGCCGGTACCAGGTGACCCAGAAGCGCGGCCGCCGCTGGTCCTCGGCCGACGCGTACCTGCACCCGGCGATGAAGCGGCCGAACCTCACCGTCCGCACCGGCGCGCTGACCACCCGGGTGCTGGTCCAGGGCGGCCGGGCCACCGGGGTGGAGTTCCGCTGCGCCGGGAAGCTGCACACCGTCCGGGCCGCGCGCGAGGTCGTCCTCTCCGGCGGTGCGGTGAACTCCCCGCAGCTGCTGCTGCTCTCCGGCATCGGCCCGGCCGACCACCTGCGCGAGGTCGGCGTCGACGTCGTCCACGACCTGCCGGGCGTCGGTGGCGGGCTGCAGGACCACCCCCTCGTCCCGGTCGTCTGGAACGTGCGGTCGGGGAGGTCGCTGACCCACGGGGACTCGCCGTCGGGCTACGCGCGCTGGTTCGGCGCCCGCCGGGGGCCGCTGACCTCCAACCTGGCCGAGGCCGGGCTGTTCACCCGGTCGGCCCCCGGCCTGCCCGAGCCCGACCTGCAGATGCACTTCCTGCCGGTGAAGTTCTGGAAGCAGGCGGAGGTCGACCCCGACGTCGACGCCTTCACCGCCGCCGTCGTGCTGGTGCACGTGCACTCGCGCGGCTCGGTGCGGCTGCGCTCGGCCGACCCCACGTGGGCGCCGGCCATCGACGCCGGCTACCTCACCGACGACCGCGACCTCGACGCGCTGGTCTCCGGCGTCGAGAAGGCCCGGGAGATCGCCGGCGCCGCGCCGCTGGCCGACGTGCTCGCCGACGAGTGGTCGCCGGGGGGCACCGTGCACGGCCGCGAGGCGCTGCGCCGGTCGGTCAGGGCAACCCTCGAGTCGCTGTACCACCCGGTGTCCTCCTGCCGGATGGGCACCGACGAGGAGGCCGTGGTCGACCCGCAGCTGCGGTTGCACGGCGTCGCGGGCCTGCGCGTCGTCGACGCCTCGGTCATGCCGACGCTCGTGCGGGGCAACACGAACGCGCCGACGATCATGATCGCCGAGCGCGCGGCCGACCTGATCCTGGACCGCACCCCCGCCGCGCAGCTGACCGCCGCCCGCTGA
- a CDS encoding DUF4265 domain-containing protein, which translates to MSTSYLEHPARVTRRRNGAVEVHPEAATAPQTVWVAVYPGGEGEAAWEGLRAHPSGEGRAVVAAVPVFAYDLNLGDEVEVVATAEGPLVAVRPLRDAGRHTYRVWFPDWPDLAQDERVQELQDELQRFGCWFDVYSPHLVAVSAEPDVARAVADHLDAQERAGRFLYEVGRSTA; encoded by the coding sequence GTGTCCACGAGCTACCTGGAGCACCCCGCCAGGGTCACGCGCCGGCGGAACGGCGCCGTCGAGGTGCACCCGGAGGCCGCGACCGCTCCGCAGACGGTGTGGGTGGCCGTCTATCCCGGCGGGGAGGGCGAGGCGGCCTGGGAGGGCCTGCGCGCGCACCCGTCGGGGGAGGGCCGTGCCGTCGTCGCCGCGGTGCCGGTGTTCGCCTACGACCTGAACCTCGGCGACGAGGTGGAGGTGGTGGCGACCGCCGAGGGCCCGCTGGTCGCGGTCCGCCCGCTGCGCGACGCCGGCCGGCACACCTACCGGGTGTGGTTTCCCGACTGGCCCGATCTGGCGCAGGACGAGCGCGTGCAGGAGCTGCAGGACGAGCTCCAGCGGTTCGGCTGCTGGTTCGACGTCTACTCGCCCCACCTCGTCGCGGTCTCGGCGGAGCCGGACGTCGCCCGGGCCGTCGCCGACCACCTCGACGCGCAGGAGCGCGCCGGCCGGTTCCTCTACGAGGTCGGTCGCAGCACCGCGTGA
- a CDS encoding MFS transporter, which translates to MIVSAAPRVRRVHPAWWVAAVTFLALVGAAAFRAVPGVLVDPLRAEFGWSVSTISAAVAVNMALYGLTAPFAAALMERFGIRRVVMGALLVVALGSGLSVFMTTSWQLVLLWGVLVGLGSGSMALSLVATVTGRWFVARRGLVSGVLTAGGAAGQLVFLPLVAWIDSSWGWRAASLGTTAAALAVLPLVAWLLRDRPRDLDVAPYGGTAADDPEPVRAGAARVALRGLGEAARARPFWLLALGFFICGMSTNGLVQPHFIPAAHDHGMPVTTAAGLLAVVGVFDIAGTVFSGWLTDRVDPRVLLLAYYGLRGFSLFLLPPLFGPELHVSMVAFVVFYGLDWVATVPPTLALCREHFGARAPVVFGWVFASHQIGSAVAAFGGGVIRDVTGSYDLAWFLAGGLCLLAAAASISIRRNPSPRPGTSLPTAPEAAAADAAHG; encoded by the coding sequence GTGATCGTCTCCGCCGCGCCGCGTGTGCGCCGCGTCCACCCGGCGTGGTGGGTGGCCGCCGTGACGTTCCTGGCGCTGGTCGGGGCCGCCGCCTTCCGTGCGGTGCCGGGCGTGCTCGTCGATCCCCTGCGGGCGGAGTTCGGGTGGTCGGTCTCCACCATCTCGGCCGCGGTCGCGGTCAACATGGCGCTGTACGGGCTGACCGCGCCCTTCGCGGCGGCCCTGATGGAGCGCTTCGGCATCCGCCGCGTCGTGATGGGCGCGCTGCTGGTGGTCGCGCTCGGCAGCGGCCTGTCCGTCTTCATGACGACGAGCTGGCAGTTGGTCCTGCTGTGGGGCGTCCTCGTCGGGCTGGGCAGCGGCTCGATGGCGCTGTCGCTGGTCGCCACCGTGACCGGCCGGTGGTTCGTGGCCCGGCGCGGTCTCGTCTCCGGCGTGCTGACCGCCGGCGGGGCGGCCGGGCAGCTGGTCTTCCTCCCGCTGGTGGCCTGGATCGACTCCTCCTGGGGCTGGCGGGCGGCCTCCCTCGGGACGACGGCGGCCGCGCTGGCGGTCCTCCCGCTGGTGGCCTGGCTGCTGCGCGACCGGCCCCGCGACCTCGACGTCGCCCCCTACGGCGGAACGGCGGCCGACGACCCCGAGCCGGTGCGGGCCGGAGCGGCGCGCGTCGCGCTGCGGGGCCTCGGCGAGGCGGCGCGCGCCCGGCCGTTCTGGCTGCTGGCGCTGGGCTTCTTCATCTGCGGCATGTCGACCAACGGGCTGGTGCAGCCGCACTTCATCCCCGCGGCCCACGACCACGGCATGCCGGTGACGACGGCGGCCGGGCTGCTCGCGGTCGTCGGGGTCTTCGACATCGCCGGGACCGTCTTCTCCGGCTGGCTCACCGACCGGGTCGACCCGCGGGTGCTGCTGCTGGCCTACTACGGGCTGCGCGGGTTCTCGCTGTTCCTGCTGCCGCCGCTGTTCGGGCCCGAGCTCCACGTCAGCATGGTCGCGTTCGTCGTCTTCTACGGGCTGGACTGGGTGGCCACCGTGCCGCCGACGCTGGCGCTGTGCCGAGAGCACTTCGGGGCCCGTGCCCCGGTCGTCTTCGGCTGGGTGTTCGCCTCCCACCAGATCGGTTCGGCGGTCGCCGCGTTCGGCGGCGGGGTGATCCGCGACGTCACCGGCTCCTACGACCTCGCGTGGTTCCTCGCCGGGGGGCTGTGCCTGCTGGCGGCGGCGGCGTCGATCTCGATCCGCCGGAACCCCTCGCCGCGACCGGGGACCAGCCTGCCCACCGCTCCGGAGGCAGCCGCGGCCGACGCCGCCCACGGCTGA
- a CDS encoding DEAD/DEAH box helicase produces MTSTQNTPAASEGGARRRRGGRGRGTRPAGEQNQNRPAAAAVPAPVVVPVGADATVLPTDSTFADLGVPAPMVEVLSASGITAPFPIQVATLPDSLAGRDVLGRGRTGSGKTLAFSIPLVARLAASGTRRQARRPRALVLVPTRELANQVFAVVDPLARALGMSATTIFGGVGQNPQVQALAKGVDIVIACPGRLEDLIGQGHADLGSIEVTILDEADHMADLGFLPGVKRIMDRTPEVGQRMLFSATLDNGVDVLVKRYLTNPTTHSVDPAVAPVSTMTHHVFRVDAADKGRVVQELASGLGRSVLFTRTKHQAKKLAKQLTAAGVPAVDLHGNLSQNARERNLEAFSSGASRVLCATDIAARGIHVDDVAIVVHVDPPTEHKAYLHRSGRTARAGAEGAVVTIATPDQAGEVRTLARQAGITPEVSAIKPGAREITALTGPAAPYVEPAPVAEPQQQGGGGGRRRSGGGSGRDSSGGAASSGGRSSSGSGGKSGGSGRASGPARTRAELAARAGSSSAASFSSRSRRGR; encoded by the coding sequence TTGACCTCCACCCAGAACACCCCCGCCGCCTCCGAGGGCGGCGCCCGCCGCCGTCGTGGTGGCCGTGGCCGCGGCACCCGCCCGGCCGGCGAGCAGAACCAGAACCGCCCGGCGGCCGCCGCCGTGCCCGCGCCCGTCGTCGTCCCCGTCGGGGCAGACGCCACCGTGCTGCCGACCGACTCCACCTTCGCCGACCTGGGCGTCCCCGCCCCGATGGTCGAGGTGCTCTCCGCCAGCGGCATCACCGCGCCGTTCCCCATCCAGGTCGCGACCCTGCCCGACAGCCTCGCCGGCCGGGACGTCCTCGGCCGGGGCCGCACGGGCTCGGGCAAGACCCTCGCCTTCTCCATCCCGCTGGTCGCCCGGCTCGCCGCCTCCGGCACCCGCCGGCAGGCCCGCAGGCCGCGCGCGCTGGTGCTGGTCCCGACCCGCGAGCTGGCCAACCAGGTCTTCGCCGTCGTCGACCCGCTCGCCCGGGCGCTCGGCATGTCGGCGACGACGATCTTCGGCGGCGTCGGCCAGAACCCGCAGGTGCAGGCGCTGGCCAAGGGCGTCGACATCGTCATCGCCTGCCCCGGCCGGCTCGAGGACCTGATCGGCCAGGGCCACGCCGACCTCGGCTCGATCGAGGTCACCATCCTCGACGAGGCCGACCACATGGCCGACCTGGGCTTCCTGCCCGGCGTCAAGCGGATCATGGACCGCACCCCGGAGGTCGGGCAGCGGATGCTGTTCTCCGCCACCCTCGACAACGGCGTCGACGTGCTGGTCAAGCGCTACCTGACGAACCCGACCACCCACTCGGTGGACCCGGCCGTCGCCCCGGTCAGCACCATGACCCACCACGTCTTCCGCGTGGACGCCGCGGACAAGGGCAGGGTCGTCCAGGAGCTGGCCTCGGGCCTGGGCCGCAGCGTGCTGTTCACCCGGACCAAGCACCAGGCCAAGAAGCTGGCCAAGCAGCTCACAGCAGCCGGTGTGCCGGCCGTGGACCTGCACGGCAACCTGAGCCAGAATGCCCGCGAGCGCAACCTCGAGGCGTTCAGCAGCGGTGCGTCCCGGGTCCTCTGCGCCACCGACATCGCCGCCCGCGGCATCCACGTCGACGACGTGGCGATCGTCGTGCACGTCGACCCGCCGACCGAGCACAAGGCCTACCTGCACCGCTCGGGCCGCACCGCCCGCGCCGGCGCCGAGGGTGCTGTCGTCACCATCGCCACGCCCGACCAGGCCGGCGAGGTCCGCACCCTGGCGCGGCAGGCCGGGATCACCCCCGAGGTGTCGGCCATCAAGCCCGGCGCCCGGGAGATCACCGCGCTGACCGGTCCGGCCGCTCCCTACGTCGAGCCGGCGCCGGTGGCGGAGCCCCAGCAGCAGGGCGGTGGCGGCGGTCGCCGTCGCAGCGGCGGTGGCTCGGGTCGCGACTCCTCCGGCGGCGCGGCGTCCTCGGGCGGCCGTAGCAGCTCGGGCAGCGGCGGCAAGTCCGGGGGCTCGGGTCGCGCGTCCGGCCCGGCGCGCACCCGCGCCGAGCTCGCGGCGCGCGCCGGCTCGTCGTCGGCCGCGTCGTTCAGCTCCCGGTCGCGCCGGGGCCGCTGA